GGCCTTTCGGGAAAGGCCATCCAGAGCGAGTCCGATGGGGATGGCAAACGCCCCCATCTCGCTCTCTTCAAGGAGGGAGAGGCCGAGATCCATCTCGATGTGACTCTTCAAGTTAAAGCTTGAACCTATCCGAATAAAATTCCCGTCTATATTTCGGCCATTTTGGCCAAATCTCCTAAATTTTTCCTCGGCTGTAGTTTCTCCAATACTGTCTTCGGAAAAATTTAGGAGATTTGTCTCAAAATCTTCCGAAATCTCATAGGGAATTTTATTCGGATAGGTTCCTGAGAGCTCCCGACCAGTTAACAGAAGTTTAGTCGGAGAAGAGGCCGCCCTCTTTTTTAAGAAGGTGAGCGCGCGGTCCAGCTCTTTTTGCATGAGGAGTTCGGAGAAGTTTTGAGATCCCAGCGAGAAGGCGTAGATCTGCTCCAATTTGCCATCCAAGATGAGGCCGCAGAAGCTCTTCTCCTGACCGATATGCAGAAAAAAGAGCTCTCTCTCGTCGGGAAAAAAGTGTGAGGCGAAAGAGCAGATCGCAGATGGAGCGCAAGAGATCTGATCGGGATCTAAGCGCAGAGATCTCATCCGTGCGAGGTGATCGTTTAATAGTGTTTTTGTGGTGGCTAGGAGAGAGACGCCTGTCTCTCCGCCCTCTCTTTTGCTAAAAAAGGGAAGGACGACTGTCTCTTCAGGAGCGTAGGGAAGCGCCGCCTCCGCCTGGAAGGGAAGAACTCTTCGAATCGCATGGCGGCTTCTCAATTTCAATGTGAGTCTACGCAGAATGATCTCGTCGCAGTCGAGCCCCGAAACGACCTTTGTAGAGGGCGCTAGAGTCTCAACAAGAGTTCCAACTGCTTTAATCTCGAGCTTCTTTTTATGCAGATGGAGAGTGGCGTATAGAACCTCATCTCCATCGGGGAAAACACTTGTAACTTCCATGGTAAGAGAGTTTACATCTTATGCTCCTCAAATCCAAGAAATTCTTGTTAAGAAATCTTTATTAATTTCTAAAAACAGTCATTATAGTAGGATTAAGGGCAATGTTAGCTTATCTTATTCACATCCTCTTCTTCGTCTACACAGCGCTGATCTTCGTCAGAGTGGTGGGCTCCTGGTTTCCCGCTTTTGCCGGGCACCCGATCATGCTCTTTATTAAAAAGTTAACAGACCCCTACCTCAACGCCTTCCGCCGCATCATCCCCCCGATTGGCGGCGCACTCGACCTAAGCCCCCTCCTCGGCTTTTTTGTTCTCCAGATCGCAGAACAGTTTATCTTAAGATTCTTCAGATGAGCACAGGATCCCGCGCCATCTTTGCAGGAAGAGTCCAGGGCGTCGGCTTCCGCGCAACAGCAAAGCGTCACGCTGACAAGCTGGATATCACGGGATATGCGAAGAACCTACCAGATGGAAGCGTCGAGATCGTCATGCAAGGCGAAAAGACCAAACTCGTGTTTCTAATCGCCGAGCTAAAAAAAGCCTTCCCAGAGGCCCGCCTCGAGAGCCTATCCAACCTTAGCCTCAGCAGCCTAAAAAATTTATTCGAAATTCTTTGATCGAGCGCATAGCGAGATCCCTAGTCTTCAAGAGTAAAAAACAGGATCCGCTTCGCTAGCAGGATCGTCGCTAAACGCGACGGCAGGATAGAAGAAATTCCGAAAATCCTGCCGCACCGAAGGGGCGATCCTGCAAGCGAAGCGGATCCTGTTATTTTCTTTATGACACAAAAAGAAGAGTTAAGAGTTTTTTAAGTTTCTTCGAAGATGCGGAAGCTTAGTAAAGAGTTACAAGACGAGCAACATCCGGTTCTGCTTTTCTCTCCTCATAGCCTGTTTCGATCTCAACGGGCAATGGGTCGACTTTATAACCTTCTAGTTTACCGCAAACTTCTGCAGCTTCCTTTCGAAGCGCATCTGAAAGCTCTTGATTTTTGGCCGCTTCGCTGCTCTTCATGCAGAGCAGTTGTTTTAATTCGGGTGGGGTTTGATCGAGCGGAAAAAGGAAGTTGAGCGCTATTTTATAATGATGCTTATCAATTAGTTGTAAAAATAACGGAGCTGCGGCCTCTGCCATTTTGTCGCGAAGCTTGCCCATTGCTGCGCGGCCATCTTCTGATATTATGGAGACAGCCATTACCTTGAGCGCGCCAAAGAAAGAGGCAGCTTCTGGCAGATCTGAGGATCGAAGAAAGTAGGCGAAGAGAGTTTCTGCAATTCTATTTGCAGCTTCTCGAGCTTTTCCCACAAGTCCTGCCTCGCGGAAACGGAGATACTTAACGTAAAATGATATGTTGGGATCGTTTCGGAACCATACCGTTTCAGTAAGAGAGAGAAAAAGCTTCGAGGCGGCCTCGCTTTCTTTTAGGACGAGACAGGCACCTATATAAGCCTCTATTCGAAGTAGGAACTGATCAAGATGCTCGGGTGCCACGACATCAACATGGGCGAGAGCTCGCGCCGCGTGTGCGTAGTTTCCTTTTAGAAACAGTGTTTGAGCCAAATACATGAGCTTCGGGCTAGATAGTATGCCAGGAGCAGTTGAAAGTATGGCTCTCGATGCATGGTCTGCGGCGCCGCACGCGATGCGAGCTTCGATGAATCTGTATAAAAACGAGTCGTGGTCATAGGGAAGCATCATGGAGAGAGAGAGTTGAAACTCCTCTTCTGTAAGAACGGGTTTATTGAGTAGCCCGTCTTTAACTCGATTCTTTATTTCATTTAACTCACCCAAAGGCGAGTAGGCTGTTCCCCAGAGGCGACGGTGCTGCTGTGCCAATTGCCATGTGCTCATGAGCTCCCCTCTCGATAGGCATCCTCTGAAGATAGCCATTTCTAAATTCCCGAAGCGCGATCCAGATACTAAAGCGTAAGAAAAGTCGGGGTAGTATTCTGTGACAGGAGAGAAGAAGAGCCGAGACAAGCAGCGAGCAGCCTGGGATGGGCTGCCCTCTTTCATCGCCCTATCGGCAGCATGAAAAAAGAAAAGATTTAAGCATCTAGCGATGGGCTTGAGTTGCTTGCCAGCTGCATCTTTTGCACTCACTTCCTTGACTTCCTTGGATATGGGAACGTCCCAATATGCATGCGGGTCTTGCCTATACTTATCTAAAGTTTGAGATACGATAAGATCGAATTTTGAGTTGTGCGCTTGATGAAGGGCATTTCCAAGCTCGAGTAGCCGGTCAAAAGAGAAGGCTCGAAGCCGCGATGCACGCTCTTCGTTAGTTCTAGCTTGGGGAAAAAATTGCAGATCTATATTGCCCGGCAGCACATCAAAGGCGTTAATCGTCTTCTCCAAGAAAGGAACGAAAAAATCGCGGGGATAGGAGCTATAGTTAATCACGGCTGGTTGAATTTGAGCTGTTAATAAGCTTTGCAGCTTATCGATCTCCGGGGTGAACCCCAAGCATCTCAGTAGGCAGTTCCATATCTGCAATAAGATGCCTATCTTTGCCTCATAGCCCGAGATAATGGAAGCCGCGATCTGCCGCACGTCTCTTTCAGGGCTTGAAATGGAGTAGTATAGGGACTGTGAGAGCGTCCTTACAAAAACAAGCGCAGACTGCGTCTTCTCCGCCTGCCTCTCAATTACGACCTCTCTCGTCCCCTGATCTACTTGAATGGAGAAATAGCGCCCTACGCCCTGTGTTATTCCTGGTGCCATAGATAACCTTTTAATAATAACCAGCCATTATACAGCTTTTATTCTTTAAAGAATAATCAACTCCAAAGGCTAAACTAAAAAATTTATTCGAAATTCTTTGATCTAGCGTAGTGGAGCAGAATAATACGACTCTTTTTTGGAGTGCGTGCGACTTGTCGCCGCTTTTCTCGAGATCGACCTGGCGATCTCTCCTTAAAGAAACATCAGTTTTTTAGGTTTTCTTCGAAGATGGCGAGGAGACGGGCGATGTTAGCGTCCGTGTCTTTAAAGGAGAGGGCGGAGGAGGGAGCTCTCTTTTTCTTCTTCTTTTTGAGAATGAGGGCGAAGAAGTCGCTGATGTCCAGCGTCTCGGCGCCATACCTTTTCGCTTTGCGGATGAGGTCTCTATCGCCGGTAATGACGCTCTTCTGCTTCGGGTTTTTAGCGGAGCTGAGCATTTCGAGGATATAGTCGTCCGCGCTGAGGCCCTCTGATGTGAAGACGACTTCGACAGCTTCGAGCTTGTAGCTGCTGATGCCAACGGCGCGCTTCTCCGAACCGTCGAAGATGACGGTGACATGGAGGCCGGCTTCAGCGATCTCCTCATCTAGAGCTTTGAGAATGCGCTCGCGGGTGCGCTGAAGGGGTCGGGGATTTTTCACCTCTCTAAACAGCAGATTGTAGCCGTCTAGAAGGTAGTCCATGCTTATGTTGCGGTGGCAAAGGAGATGGATTCTAGCGTGGGGAGGATCTTGTCGAGGGCCTTGCGTCTGTGGGAGATGCGGTTTTTGGTCTCTTCATCGATCTCGGCGAATGTTTTACTATACTCATACTTGAGGAAGAGGGGATCGTAGCCGAAGCCGTGATTTCCCTTCTCTTCTGTGATGATAGAGCCTTCGCAGAGGCCGCTAACAGCGCGCACGACTCCTTGAGGCGAGGCGAGCACGATCCAGCATTCGAAGTAGGCGGTTCTCTCAGATTCTGTGAGGGGGCGCATCATCTCGAGAAGTTTTTTGCGGTTGTCTTT
This Chlamydiales bacterium DNA region includes the following protein-coding sequences:
- a CDS encoding acylphosphatase: MSTGSRAIFAGRVQGVGFRATAKRHADKLDITGYAKNLPDGSVEIVMQGEKTKLVFLIAELKKAFPEARLESLSNLSLSSLKNLFEIL
- a CDS encoding NYN domain-containing protein; its protein translation is MDYLLDGYNLLFREVKNPRPLQRTRERILKALDEEIAEAGLHVTVIFDGSEKRAVGISSYKLEAVEVVFTSEGLSADDYILEMLSSAKNPKQKSVITGDRDLIRKAKRYGAETLDISDFFALILKKKKKKRAPSSALSFKDTDANIARLLAIFEENLKN
- a CDS encoding YggT family protein gives rise to the protein MLAYLIHILFFVYTALIFVRVVGSWFPAFAGHPIMLFIKKLTDPYLNAFRRIIPPIGGALDLSPLLGFFVLQIAEQFILRFFR
- the rdgB gene encoding RdgB/HAM1 family non-canonical purine NTP pyrophosphatase, with translation MELVIASSNVHKIRECRSILKQLRFLDLLSLLDFPNYQPPEETGKTFEENARLKALHAAQALDKWVIADDSGLVVPALKGEPGVRSARFAGEGATDKDNRKKLLEMMRPLTESERTAYFECWIVLASPQGVVRAVSGLCEGSIITEEKGNHGFGYDPLFLKYEYSKTFAEIDEETKNRISHRRKALDKILPTLESISFATAT